One window of the Eucalyptus grandis isolate ANBG69807.140 chromosome 8, ASM1654582v1, whole genome shotgun sequence genome contains the following:
- the LOC120287098 gene encoding disease resistance protein RUN1-like encodes MALHYANGLPLALKVLGCSLCCRREREWESTLHNLAKFPNKIINDALKWSYDGLEDHEKEIFLDIACFFEGQSKEYIMRVLDSLDFDPTIVVQVLVEKSLIIEEREIIRMRNLIQLMAMNIIRQECPNDPGRRTRLWLFDDFRNVLSRHLVTDALQSIVLILPEPRK; translated from the exons ATGGCTTTGCATTATGCTAATGGACTTCCTTTAGCACTTAAGGTATTGGGTTGTTCCCTTTGTTGTAGAAGAGAACGTGAGTGGGAAAGTACACTGCATAATCTTGCCAAGTTTCCTAACAAGATCATCAATGATGCTCTTAAGTGGAGTTATGATGGACTAGAAGACCATGAAAAGGAAATCTTCCTtgatattgcttgtttctttgagGGGCAATCTAAAGAGTACATTATGAGAGTTCTTGACTCTTTGGACTTTGACCCTACAATTGTTGTACAAGTTCTTGTTGAGAAGTCCTTGataattgaagagagagagatcatacGAATGCGTAACTTGATTCAATTGATGGCCATGAATATCATTAGACAAGAATGTCCTAATGATCCTGGAAGACGTACTAGGTTATggctttttgatgattttcgtAATGTTCTGTCAAGGCATTTG GTAACAGATGCATTACAGTCGATAGTTTTAATTTTACCTGAGCCGAGAAAATAA